One window from the genome of Heptranchias perlo isolate sHepPer1 chromosome 22, sHepPer1.hap1, whole genome shotgun sequence encodes:
- the LOC137340658 gene encoding lipid droplet assembly factor 1-like encodes MQGKMSDSEGLPLSREMQDLQNRFNTMMHKINSNSKVAAFMSSSVGQYLDDHPFLALLLLVFTIMSAVPVGLFLIFAVITSLLACIGFIVMEGLMLSIGGVVLLCFLCGLILLSLAISSLLAICYFALSTAMNYYHNSSTPRKKEETISYSANSYPDDTESKSTKKKE; translated from the exons ATGCAGGGTAAAATGTCAGACTCTGAAGGATTACCGTTATCAAGAGAAATGCAAGACCTGCAAAATCGATTTAATACAATGATGCACAAAATCAACAGCAACTCAAAG GTTGCAGCCTTCATGAGCTCCTCTGTGGGTCAGTACCTGGATGACCATCCTTTCCTTGCTTTATTACTTCTAGTTTTTACCATAATGTCAGCCGTGCCAGTTGGTTTATTCTTGATTTTCGCAGTGATTACATCCCTTTTGGCCTGCATTGGTTTCATTGTGATGGAAG GTTTGATGCTGTCAATAGGTGGAGTAGTCCTTCTTTGTTTTTTGTGTGGGCTGATTCTCCTTTCATTGGCCATCTCTTCACTTCTGGCTATCTGCTATTTTGCCCTTTCCACTGCAATGAATTATTATCACAATTCCAG CActccaagaaagaaagaagaaaccatCAGCTACTCTGCAAATTCCTATCCGGATGACACTGAATCCAAATCCACCAAGAAGAAGGAATAG